A region of the Bos mutus isolate GX-2022 chromosome 18, NWIPB_WYAK_1.1, whole genome shotgun sequence genome:
CATTTCTTACATGCGGCTTCCATTTGCAAGATTGCCTCACAGTCCCAGATGGTTGCCTGAGCACCAGACCTTGTGCCCCAAAGAAAGGGCAAAAGCGGGGTGGCCCTGCTTTTGTAAAGCTTCTCCTTTCTGCAAGTCCCATAAGCCTTTTTACTTAGATCATATTGACCAGAACTTAGCCACATGACTATACCcatgtgtgcacgctaagtcacttcagtcacgtctgactcttggctaccctatggaccgtagcccgccaggctcctctgtccttgggagtctctaggcatgaatactggagtgggttgctgtgccctccttcaggggattttcccaacccagggatcgaacccacatctcttatatctcttgcattgccaggcgggttctttaccactagtgccacttgggaagccctgactATACCCACGGAGGctggaatctgtgtctcttggttAGATATATGGCTGCCCTCATACAGTGAGAGTCCTATAGTGAAGGATGAAGCAGAAGATGGACAGGTGACAAATCCagtcccagctcctcagcaaCAGTCTAACCTCCTCTGTCCCCACAGAGAATCCAGGTGATGAGCGCCACATCAGAGGCTGTGGCATCCTTCCTGGCTGCCCAGGCCCCACCGGATTCCACAACAACCACACCTTCCACTTCCTGCGGTGCTGCAACACCACCAAATGCAATGCAGGCTCAGGTAAGGGGGCAGGGGACCTGGCATAAGACCTACCTAGGACTGGGGGCAGAGAGGTGCATTCAGGCTGCTTGCTTATCCCTCCACTCTGCTTTctcctctggaaaaaaaaaaaaaaaaaaggacctattAAGCCCTTTCTCAAGAAAGATTTTGTGGGAATTCAAGGAGACCATCAAAGCCTCACCAAGACCTGTGCTTTATGCTTCTACATCTTGAATCCTTCTGCTGCTCACCACGCTGGTCCCCGCCATCATGGCCTCTCACCTAGATTGTTGCAATGACCTTGCTGGCCCTCCTGCTACCCTACATTCAACACAGCAgcaagagtgattttttttttatataaatcaaAGCACGTCCCTCTTCCTCAAACATTTCAATGCCTTCCGCttgcttttaaaatgctatcCGCAGGTTCTATTATGCTCTCTGTAACCCAGCATGTGTCTGCCTCATGGCCTTTGCACATACAGTACCCTCCACCAGGAACACATCTCCCCTAGGAGTTTGCCTGGCTGGCTATTTCTCCTTCATCAGGTCTCAGCTTTAAAGCATCATTCTCAGGAAAGATGTCCCTAACTCTGCCCTCCTAAGTATAATCTAgatcctttgtgtttctctgtctctgcaaACAATGATTGGCCAACAGGACTTTCGATGGTGATGGAAATTTCTGTATCTGTATTGCCCAATAGAGTAGCCTCTACTACATATGGCTATTGAGCAGTTGAACTGAATTTTGGATTTCATTCCATATTCATTTTAGTGTCAGTGTAAATAACCACAGGTGGCTAGTGCCTATCATATGGGACAGTGTAGCTctattatctatttattatttctttttatggccgcactggatctttgttgctacccatgggctttctctagctgcagagagagggctactctctagttccagtgtgtgggcttctccttgcagtggcttcttctgttgcggggcacgggctctagggcacacgggttcAGTAGTCAGTGGTTCTCCAGCTCTAGAGCCCAGACTCCAAAGCGTGGCGCCCacgcttagttgctccgcggcatgtgggatcttcttggaccagggatcgaacccaggtaccctgcgttggcaggtggattcttaaccactggaccactagggaagtccggGGACAGTGTAGCTCTAAATCGTAAGTTCTCTGAAGGCAGGGACTGTTTCGCCTTACCCAGAGTCTAGGCAGGTGAGGGCTCATGGGGAGATTTCTGTCACAAGCCTCAGagaaccatcccccaccccaacccccacccccgcccaaaGAGGGTGCTGTTCCAAGGTCTGACCACAAGGGAGCGCCATGACATCTCTGGCTGAGAGGTGGGAGTCCTGGAGACCTAAAGGTGGGAAACCCTTTGGGCTAATTTCCTTGGTTTCTCTGTCACTGATCTCCCAAGTCCTGGAGCTTCAAAACCTGCCACCAAACGGCTTGCAGTGTTACAGCTGTGAGGGGAACGGCGCCCACAGGTGTTCCTCTGAAGAAACTTTCCTCATTGACTGCCGCGGCCCTATGAATCAATGTCTGGAAGCGACAGGCACTAAAGGTGAGGATACTTGGATGCTTgaggtgggtggggagtgggCGGGGCGCGGGGGGGAGGTTCTGCAAGAGGTAACCTCCTATGAAACTGGACTTACTTGAGGTGGATCGTCTTGTTGGAAAAGGTAGGACTTCCTTCAGGAGGGTGCAAAGTGTAGCAAGGACTTAGGACTCCTTCGTTAGGAAGTGGATATCTTCACTACAGACAAGTGGATTTCTTTGTGGGGGAGTGGAACTTCCGTGGGTGGGTGGGACTTCTGTGGACCTCATGAGATTCCATCCTGAGATGTCCAGGGCAGGTTCCTCTATTCCAGAGCTTTTCAAACTTTGGGGTCTCAAGATTCCTTGATGCTCTTAAAACTTATTGTTTATGTCAGTTACATCTTTAGCTATTTACTGCACTAGAAATGAAAACCACGaacctttttaaaatgtacttattcattttaaaagaacaattgaAAACTCATGACATGTGAACATATTTCtatgggggggaaaaaaggagacattttccaaaatgaaaaaaaaagtgagcgaGAAGATGGACATTGTTCTTTGCaatctctttaatgtctggcttaatagaagacagctggacCCTCGTATCTGCCTCTGCATTCAGTCTGTTGCAAGATCACATGCCCTTGGGTTTCTAGGAAACCCCTTGtgagagcaaaaaaagaaaaaatgcaagtgAGGTTGTAGCATTATTATGAGAATAATTTTGACTTCACAGAGCCCCTGGAAGGGTCTGAGGGAAAGCCCAGGAGTCCCCGGACCAGGCTTAGAACAGCTGCTTTTCCAGGTGGTACCCACCACAAGGTGGCGCGTCACGCAGTGAGAATTCCAGTTTCCAGTCCCGAGAACTCGGAGTCTCACGTGGTCCTTCTCTCTCTTCAGGACTGAGGAACCCAAGCTACACCATCAGAGGCTGCGCAGCCCCCTCGTGGTGCCAAAGCCTCCACGTGGCTGAAGCCTTCGACCTCACCCACGTCAACGTCTCCTGCTGTACTGGAAGTGGCTGTAACCAGCCAGCCAGGGATGACCAGCCCGGCAAGGGGGGTGCCCCCAagaccagccctgcccacctcaGCTTCTTTGTCAGCCTGCTCTTGACTGCCAGACTTTGGGGAGCCACTCTCCTCTGCACTTGAACCCCACATTCCCACCACACTGGCTGGATTCAGGGGATCCCTTTGCCCTTCCCTCAGTTCCCAGCCCTACCaaattgctgtgtgacctcaggtcagtgggctgccctctctgggctttAATTTTCCCAGCTGTCCAGAGAGAGGGCTGTGAGAACCAGAGGAGAAAAGCTAGCAAAAGCTGCAGGCCAGCAGGAGAGAGTTCATGTGATTATTGATAGCGTTGcggctattgttattattaattaatatatgttttatttaatattttatactgaAATAAAGATTTTTGAACCAGCAAACAAGGCCATATCTGCCCTTCTCAACAGAGGATGAATGAGGGGGGGCCACTTTTTCACAGGCTCCTGGAATTAGGGGGTCATATTGTAGGACCCAGGCATTCGAGACCCTGGCCTTGGGAGCTGTCCCACACAGCCTTCCACCCAAAGCCACCTCCACATctatttctggcctccaaattcAACTTTCCAACTCACTGACCCAGGCATTAACCTTCCAGTCTCTTCTCCCACATCCAAAGGTCAAGACTATTTTGTTGCTCTAAAGGGACACATCTGTGTTTCCTAGGGGGCTCTGAGACAGGAGATGAATAGGAGATGACCCCTGGGAGCCCTGCCATGAGGACTAAGGACAAGACTTCATCCCCCTGCTGCTCTGTGGGCAGGAGATAAAGGCTGGGCTATATTTCCTAGGATGCTCTCAGGCCAACTGAGAAAAAGCCAGAACTaccatttcttttgtttcttttttaaatttttttttttgtgagaacTACCATTTCAATGGTACTCTTTGACCACAACATGGCAGAATTCATGTTTTCCATGGTTTGCTGAGGCAAGCCCCCAGAGACAAAATTGTTTCCCTGGAACCCTatgatttaaggaagaaaaagaacattttctatggtgtctgggggcaggtggaggacagggtttcttttcttttctcaatttttattttatatatggagtATActtgatgaacaatgttgtgttagtttcaggagtacagcagtgtaattcagttatacatatacacgaaagtgaaagtgttagctacttagtcatgtctgactctcttgtagccccatgaactgtggcccaccaggttcctctgtccatgggattctccaggcaagaaaactggaatggggatccattctccaggggatcttcccgaccaagggatcgaacccaggtccccagcatcatgggcagattctttaccacctgagccactagagaagccccattttaaatatagtggtgctatatgtcaatcccaaactcccaacctaTCTCTTCCTGCCCACTCCCAGAGACAGGATTTCTTTTTAAGATCTTCTCAAATCATAtatccaggcttcccagatgtCTCAGCAGTaaggaagccacctgccaatacaggagacacaagagaccagggtttgatccctgcatcaggaagatttgcagtaggaaatggcagccttctacagtattcttgcctgggaaatcctggacagagaagcctggtgggctacagtccatggagttgcaaagagttggacatgactcagcacatTCACACACAAATCATATATCACCAACTGTCATTGTGGTGGCCTAGAAGGATGGGGTCAATATcacctcttggacttccctggtgatcccgtggttaagactacatgctcccaatgcaggggacccgggtttgatcccagctCAGgtaactagatctcacatgctgcaactaagagttcgaatgtcacaactaagacccagcatagtcaaataataataaattttacaaaactAGAATGTGGTGGAAGTGGCACCATGGGAAGCCGATTGCCATGTCAAAGTCCTCCTGCACCAAGACTGCCATGCTCTGAAGACACCCAAGCTTCTCGTGCATGGATGCCACATGTAGAGAGAGCCCCAGAGGTTCCAGCCATCTCAGCCCAGGCACCAGCCAAGAGAACAAAGGA
Encoded here:
- the PLAUR gene encoding urokinase plasminogen activator surface receptor isoform X1 produces the protein MGGVGSSRTSAWREKVGKRLGKGGEPVGVSWGSSRHEGSWGLRCLQCKNMTSCSVEECTPGQDLCRTTVLSVWEGGNEMNVMRKGCTHLDKTNRSMSYRAADQIITLSETVCRSDLCNKPNPGRDATVSRNRYLECASCSSTDLSCERGWDQTMQCLKSRDQCVDVITHRSLKENPGDERHIRGCGILPGCPGPTGFHNNHTFHFLRCCNTTKCNAGSVLELQNLPPNGLQCYSCEGNGAHRCSSEETFLIDCRGPMNQCLEATGTKGLRNPSYTIRGCAAPSWCQSLHVAEAFDLTHVNVSCCTGSGCNQPARDDQPGKGGAPKTSPAHLSFFVSLLLTARLWGATLLCT
- the PLAUR gene encoding urokinase plasminogen activator surface receptor isoform X2, translating into MGQPLLLLLLVYTYIPGSWGLRCLQCKNMTSCSVEECTPGQDLCRTTVLSVWEGGNEMNVMRKGCTHLDKTNRSMSYRAADQIITLSETVCRSDLCNKPNPGRDATVSRNRYLECASCSSTDLSCERGWDQTMQCLKSRDQCVDVITHRSLKENPGDERHIRGCGILPGCPGPTGFHNNHTFHFLRCCNTTKCNAGSVLELQNLPPNGLQCYSCEGNGAHRCSSEETFLIDCRGPMNQCLEATGTKGLRNPSYTIRGCAAPSWCQSLHVAEAFDLTHVNVSCCTGSGCNQPARDDQPGKGGAPKTSPAHLSFFVSLLLTARLWGATLLCT